In Alosa alosa isolate M-15738 ecotype Scorff River chromosome 19, AALO_Geno_1.1, whole genome shotgun sequence, a genomic segment contains:
- the LOC125284406 gene encoding stAR-related lipid transfer protein 9-like, producing MANVKVAIRVRPLNSRESVDGGPTAVQVEDKVVRIKNMKALSLQLEGRADSRERLMEFGFDYCYWSVDPEGPNYASQEEVFQDLGVSVLSGASEGYNVCLFAYGQTGSGKTYTMIGTPDSMGLTPRICQGLFRSGEDSPDEQSSCRVEVSFLEIYNERVRDLLRGVDQKKPAGLRVREHPETGPYVQGLSQHQVTDYKQTLDLLERGIGNRITAATHVHDASSRSHAIFTIQYTQATLENNLPSEIVSKINLVDLAGSERADPHYCRDRITEGANINKSLVTLGIVISALAQNSQMFSSCQSINSVASEGEGSLGGSLSSSLSACSGRRHCYIPYRDSVLTWLLKDSLGGNSKTIMIATVSPSCSSYNETLSTLRYAAHARNIVNKPRVNEDANVRLIRELREEIDRLKSMLLNFGMRNPSPSLSDEREGSLSDIVLQNELKVDQLTKDWSESWTHKRELLEQYSVDINRDRAGFLVHSLVPHLIALDRDVLSTGVTFYHLREGLTRIGPQGNGQEEPQIVLLGGASCEIENQCGVVTLRPLPGQVCIVNGREVTEPCRLAQGAVISLGQYKFRFNHPAEAALLRERRQTSEGALHDSLSALCSLSADPSVEGAGCPGDTPPPWRRVEEQQRFVDLLREEIQVEQRKAERDLEMEQAHLRQQQSEIQQWVLKQKQRLAAIEQKVTKELGVQTDLLTPPMMDLGSLRSEDQDQEGSRPPSVVGDCKQVVQEELLRHHALRRAENRMRRKRLHYQLQRIARKRHLLEAKRELQRLVNSVPPGQDGPSSPESDSGSRRQPLLLRRHSFSADLLSRLYPQHTPIFSQFLRRNKSSEFMSLYQWSTGLGRHSSDEYFQDQPMRGRSHTLPSGYGRGSRSRASSSENLKTPLRERNTPEPGSGKSSGYKAGPSRRGSLPRSRSNSQSKSSEDTTPDTNSKATKKHVPIIGKASLQKNSTKGVKNGSHGGSKGLETIRKVFSRSVGPGIKTALARVFRKPPLGLRTGRGAKPLKAPGKLTVKPGKEKDTLDNTEKQGQGLMKATVSLDNLEQTTAATPKEDTSQRRWHSAEALSPQTMRWEGRQQDLAHWIENLQEEEGNPSDCDSLFSMDSLSSAYAAALADQLRQEELEREHSETESVGSGMSEDSLVMDSSVNHTTVRPAVRHQQVPRHLSLYSNASQAVGKERITEDGQQQRKEEEVVMEASDEMPAEVYWSLCGSPKVKARTVSVGTPGTDHERQSITGLVCGDKVVSKMSEEPSSCHVTQQSTPRSLSSSSIREPESMLALTDAWSSMDAADSPRIPRPSPGHRAPCHLLKESDRSLSPSSPDLSDHMSESECQSSFSAESTEGENTVLQAERYWESDRSAEEPASCFLRTSSEVVLSSGNTLTLASEEMVSESAELRTLTEVVVLSSGNTLTLASEEMVSASDELMNSQNDEVELRHIQAEEVLVEETQLMDPHVPGAIDQMIWSKKTLSMAVSVPNGVDTVDREYMSATKQSKSMDLTSNSVNAAVGHLGESVTECPVSTARANSQGSARTTLGNVAEDIKKHEAKESVHIVNSMSLDSCDVEHHVHDKPQAGLTLKSTLKGIHDQCLPVNSSHYLQPTASGSLIAFDLIEQSLFDVPKAQIHLTKVDVIGSSGGGSGESTESIIAHAVEGYIETTCKEIPAYIKDFPVSIKAQQAKDVLDNFRHVTHCTAAETVQNQESEPHDITCRKSRKRIKDGQYAFTSTLKFPKRCHSSPEKPIHVTPDKTDKGLKDSYNNELNQSFTSKEECFVEKKPCHEEKYVFKLNTAENNIENELKTTAHANPRSFGTNYSCIINKKISEVVQEHLEMSADSDQQHLFSVTNSGSSKSLKEIGVECTQQQHSSDTVQDYCLSSSQTVSLSPQCLTLNQNDTVTKDVPSCSHQQDFGSLQVVKDQTGCGSKEVNAHMDTKSPRSSAGRTSEESLDKGLSVLLQQDIPKELQMDSSKSKRDIMLATLKEAGKAVQSDVCNLSAKLEKGTLSAGSSVQHTDSLKVATTEKDKASVMTGQLGVSESIPPPAVEGAVGEYATFTKQHTESFKVANTVKDNACHDWTAWSI from the exons GTGTTTCAGGACCTGGGTGTGTCAGTGCTGTCCGGAGCATCAGAAGGCtataatgtgtgtctgtttgcgtaTGGCCAGACGGGATCAGGGAAGACCTACACCATGATTGGCACCCCT GACTCCATGGGACTGACTCCAAGGATTTGTCAG ggactTTTCAGGTCTGGAGAGGATTCTCCAGATGAACAGAGCTCTTGTCGTGTGGAAGTAAG tttcCTGGAGATCTATAATGAGCGCGTGCGGGACCTGTTGAGGGGTGTTGACCAGAAGAAGCCGGCCGGGCTGAGAGTGAGGGAGCATCCAGAGACGGGCCCATATGTACAGG GTTTGTCCCAGCATCAAGTCACCGACTACAAGCAGACCCTGGATCTGCTGGAGAGAGGCATTGGCAACCGCATCACCGCGGCAACTCACGTCCATGATGCCAGCAGCCGGTCGCACGCCATCTTCACCATCCAGTACACGCAG GCTACTCTAGAGAATAACCTCCCCTCCGAAATTGTGAGCAAGATCAACCTTGTGGATTTGGCTGGCAG TGAGAGAGCCGACCCACACTACTGCAGGGATCGCATCACCGAGGGAGCCAACATCAACAAGTCTCTGGTTACCCTGGGCATTGTCATCTCTGCCCTGG CCCAGAACTCGCAGATGTTCAGCAGCTGTCAGAGCATTAACAGCGTGGCCAGTGAGGGGGAGGGCAGCCTTGGCGGCAGCCTGTCCAGCTCCCTGTCAGCGTGCAGCGGCCGCAGGCACTGCTACATCCCCTACAGGGACTCCGTCCTCACCTGGCTGCTCAAGGACAGCCTGGGGGGCAACTCCAAAACCATCATGATAGCCA CGGTTTCCCCCTCCTGCAGCAGCTACAACGAGACCCTCAGCACCTTGCGCTATGCAGCCCATGCAAGGAACATCGTCAACAAACCCAGAGtcaatgag GATGCCAATGTAAGGCTGATCAGGGAACTGCGGGAGGAGATAGACCGTCTGAAGAGCATGCTGCTCAACTTTGGAATG AGGAACCCCAGCCCCTCCctgagtgatgagagagaggggagcctGTCTGACATTGTGCTTCAGAACGAGCTCAAG GTTGACCAGCTGACAAAGGACTGGTCGGAGAGCTGGACTCACAAGCGGGAGCTGCTGGAGCAGTACAGTGTGGACATCAACCGTGACCGCGCCGGCTTCCTGGTCCACTCCCTGGTGCCGCACCTCATCGCGCTGGACCGGGACGTCCTGAGTACCGGAGTCACTTTCTACCACCTCAGG GAAGGGTTAACCAGAATTGGACCTCAAGGGAATGGTCAGGAGGAACCTCAAATAG TCCTGCTTGGTGGCGCTAGCTGTGAGATTGAGAATCAGTGTGGGGTCGTAACCTTGAGGCCTCTACCAGGCCAGGTGTGCATAGTGAATGGGCGAGAGGTGACAGAGCCGTGCAGACTAGCACAAG gtgcagtgATAAGCCTGGGCCAGTATAAATTTCGGTTCAACCATCCAGCAGAGGCTGCTCTCCTGAGAGAGCGGAGACAG accAGTGAGGGTGCCCTACACGACAGCCTATCTGCACTCTGCTCTCTCAGTGCTGATCCGAG cgTGGAGGGAGCTGGTTGCCCGGGTGACACACCTCCTCCCTGGCGGCGTGTGGAGGAGCAGCAGCGCTTTGTGGACCTCCTACGTGAGGAAATCCAGGTGGAGCAGAGGAAAGCAGAGCGGGACCTGGAGATGGAGCAGGCCCACCTCAGACAGCAGCAGTCGGAGA TTCAGCAGTGGGTCCTGAAGCAGAAGCAGCGGCTAGCAGCCATAGAGCAGAAGGTCACAAAGGAGTTGGGGGTGCAGACCGACCTACTGACCCCTCCCATGATGGATCTGGGGTCTTTGAGGTCTGAGGACCAAGACCAGGAGGGCAGTCGACCCCCATCTGTGGTTGGAGATTGCAAGCAGGTGGTGCAGGAGGAGCTGCTCCGACATCATGCGTTACGCCGAGCAGAAAACCGAATGAGACGCAAGCGGCTGCACTACCAGCTGCAGAGGATCGCGCGCAAGCGCCACCTGCTGGAGGCCAAGAGGGAGCTGCAGCGTCTGGTGAACAGCGTACCACCAGGTCAAGACGGCCCCTCATCTCCTGAATCAGACTCGGGTTCAAGGCGGCAGCCCCTACTTCTACGAAGGCATTCTTTTTCTGCTGATCTGTTGTCACGTCTctatccccaacacacacccatctTCAG TCAATTCCTGAGGAGGAACAAATCATCAGAGTTCATGTCACTTTATCAGTGGTCTACTGGTCTAGGAAGACACTCCTCTGATGAATACTTTCAAGATCAGCCAATGAGAGGGCGCTCTCATACACTACCCTCAGGTTATGGGAGAGGGAGCAGAAGCAGGGCCAGTTCCTCTGAGAACCTGAAAACGCCCCTGAGGGAGAGGAATACCCCTGAGCCCGGCAGTGGAAAGTCGTCTGGCTATAAAGCTGGGCCATCCAGACGCGGTTCCCTGCCTAGGAGTAGGTCAAATAGTCAAAGTAAATCCTCAGAGGACACGACTCCAGATACAAATTCTAAGGCCACAAAGAAACATGTGCCTATAATTGGCAAAGCAAGTCTACAAAAGAACTCTACAAAAGGAGTGAAAAATGGCTCTCATGGAGGCAGTAAGGGTTTAGAGACGATTCGGAAGGTTTTCTCACGTTCGGTGGGCCCTGGCATCAAAACTGCACTCGCAAGGGTCTTCCGCAAGCCTCCCTTAGGCCTGCGAACAGGCAGGGGTGCCAAGCCTCTCAAAGCCCCAGGGAAACTGACTGTGAAACCAGGCAAAGAAAAAGATACTTTAGACAATACAGAAAAACAAGGGCAAGGACTCATGAAGGCAACGGTGTCTTTAGACAACCTGGAGCAAACAACAGCAGCGACTCCAAAAGAAGACACAAGCCAGAGGCGCTGGCACAGTGCCGAGGCCCTGTCCCCTCAGACGATGAGGTGGGAGGGGAGACAGCAGGACCTAGCGCACTGGATCGAGAACCTCCAGGAAGAGGAAGGAAACCCTTCAGACTGTGACAGCCTCTTCTCGATGGACTCCCTGTCCTCCGCTTACGCTGCAGCCCTGGCAGACCAGCTCAGGCAGGAGGAGTTGGAGAGGGAGcacagtgagacagagagtgtaGGCAGTGGAATGTCTGAGGACTCACTAGTCATGGACAGCAGTGTAAACCACACAACTGTAAGACCTGCTGTGAGACATCAGCAGGTACCACGCCATCTTTCGCTCTATAGTAATGCTTCTCAGGCAGTGGGAAAGGAAAGAATCACTGAGGACGGTCAACAAcaaaggaaagaggaagaggtggtTATGGAAGCATCAGATGAAATGCCCGCAGAGGTTTACTGGAGCTTGTGTGGATCTCCAAAAGTCAAAGCACGAACTGTATCTGTAGGCACACCAGGGACTGACCATGAGAGACAGTCTATTACAGGCCTCGTTTGTGGAGATAAAGTTGTATCAAAGATGAGTGAAGAACCGTCCAGCTGTCACGTAACACAGCAGAGCACACCTCGTTCCCTCAGCAGCTCCAGTATCAGAGAGCCTGAGAGCATGCTGGCTTTAACTGACGCCTGGTCTTCCATGGATGCTGCCGATAGCCCCAGGATCCCTAGGCCTTCCCCAGGACATAGAGCTCCCTGTCACCTGCTCAAGGAAAGCGACAGGAGCCTGAGCCCCAGCAGTCCAGATCTGTCTGACCACATGAGTGAGTCTGAGTGCCAGAGCTCATTTTCTGCTGAATCCACAGAAGGTGAGAACACAGTGCTACAAGCAGAGAGGTATTGGGAGTCTGATAGAAGTGCTGAAGAGCCAGCAAGTTGCTTTTTAAGAACTTCATCTGAAGTGGTGCTAAGCTCAGGAAACACCCTAACTCTGGCCAGTGAGGAGATGGTCAGTGAAAGTGCTGAACTAAGAACTTTGACTGAAGTGGTGGTGCTAAGCTCAGGAAACACCCTGACTCTAGCCAGTGAGGAAATGGTCAGTGCATCTGATGAACTGATGAACTCTCAAAATGATGAAGTAGAACTGAGACACATTCAGGCAGAGGAGGTTTTGGTAGAAGAGACACAGCTGATGGACCCACATGTACCTGGTGCTATTGATCAGATGATCTGGTCCAAAAAGACCCTGTCAATGGCAGTCAGTGTTCCAAACGGAGTAGACACAGTTGACAGGGAGTACATGTCTGCCACTAAACAGTCAAAATCAATGGATCTCACCTCAAATTCAGTGAATGCAGCTGTTGGTCATTTAGGGGAGTCAGTTACAGAATGTCCAGTAAGTACTGCTCGCGCAAACTCCCAAGGTAGTGCAAGAACAACATTAGGAAATGTGGCAGAAGACATTAAAAAACACGAGGCTAAAGAATCCGTCCATATAGTCAATAGTATGTCCCTTGATTCCTGTGATGTTGAACATCATGTTCATGATAAGCCTCAGGCAGGTTTGACTCTTAAAAGCACTTTAAAAGGAATACATGATCAGTGCCTACCAGTGAATTCCAGTCATTATCTCCAACCTACAGCATCTGGAAGTCTTATAGCTTTCGATCTAATCGAGCAGAGCTTGTTCGATGTACCCAAAGCACAAATTCATCTTACCAAAGTGGATGTTATCGGATCTTCTGGTGGGGGTAGTGGGGAAAGCACTGAGAGCATCATTGCTCATGCTGTGGAAGGCTACATTGAAACAACATGTAAAGAAATCCCTGCATACATCAAAGATTTTCCTGTGAGCATCAAAGCACAGCAAGCAAAAGATGTGCTTGATAACTTCAGGCATGTTACCCATTGCACTGCAGCTGAAACCGTCCAGAATCAAGAGTCAGAGCCTCACGATATCACATGTAGGAAGTCAAGAAAAAGGATCAAAGATGGCCAATATGCATTTACTAGCACTTTAAAATTCCCCAAAAGATGTCATTCTTCCCCAGAAAAACCCATACATGTGACTCCAGATAAGACTGACAAAGGCTTGAAAGATAGTTACAACAATGAACTTAATCAATCTTTCACTTCTAAAGAAGAATGTTTTGTGGAGAAGAAGCCATGCCATGAAGAAAAGTATGTTTTCAAACTGAATACTGCAGAAAATAATATTGAGAATGAGCTTAAGACTACAGCTCACGCTAATCCAAGGAGTTTCGGCACAAATTATTCTTgcattattaataaaaaaatatcagaAGTAGTGCAAGAACATCTAGAAATGTCAGCTGATAGTGACCAACAGCATCTATTCTCTGTTACTAACAGTGGTTCTTCAAAGAGTCTAAAAGAAATCGGCGTAGAGTGTACACAACAGCAGCACAGCTCAGACACTGTTCAGGATTACTGTCTTTCATCCTCTCAAACAGTATCCCTCTCGCCACAGTGTCTGACGTTAAATCAAAACGACACGGTCACAAAAGATGTACCAAGTTGCAGTCACCAGCAAGACTTTGGATCACTCCAAGTTGTCAAAGACCAAACAGGTTGTGGGAGTAAAGAGGTCAacgcacacatggacacaaagaGTCCAAGGAGCAGTGCTGGACGCACAAGTGAGGAAAGTTTAGACAAAGGCTTGTCTGTATTACTACAACAGGATATCCCAAAGGAATTGCAAATGGATAGCAGTAAGTCGAAACGAGACATAATGCTTGCCACATTAAAAGAAGCTGGGAAAGCAGTTCAGTCAGATGTATGTAACCTCAGTGCCAAGCTGGAAAAGGGGACTCTTAGTGCTGGCAGCTCAGTGCaacacacagattcactgaAAGTAGCAACCACAGAGAAAGACAAGGCCTCTGTCATGACTGGGCAACTTGGAGTTTCTGAAAGCATCCCACCTCCCGCTGTTGAAG GTGCAGTCGGAGAATATGCCACATTCACAAAGCAACACACAGAATCATTCAAAGTAGCAAACACAGTGAAAGACAACGCCTGTCATGACTGGACAGCTTGGAGTATCTGA